From one Stigmatopora nigra isolate UIUO_SnigA chromosome 8, RoL_Snig_1.1, whole genome shotgun sequence genomic stretch:
- the hmgn1a gene encoding non-histone chromosomal protein HMG-14A-like, translated as MGKTKVTEAAADASPAPRRKSQRLLDKETETKPESIKKPTKNQKAKEAAKEKPAQKKDTAKDEKQEESTENGEDKVEEAVAEEGKEEKDDNDKADE; from the exons ATGGGAAAAACGAAG GTCACAGAGGCTGCAGCGGATGCAAGCCCAGCG CCAAGGCGAAAGTCCCAACGGTTGTTAGAT AAAGAAACAGAAACAAAGCCAGAGTCAATAAAGAAG ccaACTAAAAATCAAAAGGCTAAGGAGGCAGCTAAGGAAAAACCAGCACAAAAGAAGGACACAGCTAAGGATGAAAAACAGGAGGAGAGTACAGAAAATGGGGAGGACAAAGTTGAAGAG GCTGTTGCAGAAGAGGGAAAGGAGGAAAAGGACGATAATGACAAAGCAGATGAGTAG